The following proteins come from a genomic window of Phnomibacter ginsenosidimutans:
- a CDS encoding glycerophosphodiester phosphodiesterase family protein, with protein sequence MLRPIALVALFVTSMACSSSKQAPAVPAAFETQGHRGCRGLMPENTIAAMRKAIDLGVTTLEMDLAISADRQVVVSHDPYFSENITTTPEGGYLSKSAAASRLLYSMPYDSIRKYDVGLKPHPDFPKQQKLAAIKPLLATLIDSAEAYAKTKGRVMLYNIEIKSKAANDGKKHPPVAEFVALAMNVINSKGITARTCIQSFDLRALQVMHQQYPGVTTSLLVESNETKTLPQLIAALGFTPTIFSPHFSLVNAALIETCRKEKMRLIPWTVNDLNEIRRLKGLGVDGIISDYPDLFQQL encoded by the coding sequence ATGTTGAGACCCATTGCATTAGTAGCACTATTTGTAACGAGCATGGCTTGCAGCAGCAGTAAACAAGCACCTGCAGTACCTGCCGCATTCGAAACACAGGGCCACCGGGGCTGCCGTGGCCTCATGCCGGAGAATACCATTGCCGCCATGCGCAAAGCCATCGATTTGGGGGTGACGACGCTGGAGATGGATTTGGCCATTTCTGCCGACAGGCAGGTAGTGGTATCACATGATCCGTATTTCAGCGAAAACATTACGACAACACCTGAAGGCGGCTACCTCAGCAAATCGGCTGCTGCCAGCCGCCTGCTGTACAGCATGCCATACGACAGCATCCGTAAGTACGATGTGGGATTGAAGCCACATCCCGATTTTCCGAAGCAACAAAAACTGGCGGCCATCAAACCACTGCTGGCCACGCTGATTGACTCTGCAGAAGCCTATGCCAAAACCAAGGGCCGGGTGATGCTGTACAATATCGAAATCAAATCGAAGGCGGCGAATGATGGCAAGAAGCATCCTCCGGTGGCGGAGTTTGTGGCACTGGCCATGAACGTCATCAACAGCAAGGGCATTACTGCCCGCACCTGCATTCAATCGTTTGACCTGCGGGCCCTGCAGGTGATGCATCAGCAATACCCGGGCGTTACTACTTCTTTGCTGGTAGAAAGCAATGAAACAAAAACACTGCCACAACTGATTGCTGCACTTGGGTTTACGCCTACTATTTTCAGTCCGCATTTTTCTTTGGTGAATGCTGCCTTGATAGAGACCTGCCGTAAAGAAAAGATGCGCCTCATTCCATGGACAGTGAACGATCTGAATGAAATCCGCCGCCTGAAAGGTTTGGGTGTAGATGGCATCATTTCCGACTATCCCGATTTGTTTCAACAACTGTAA
- a CDS encoding GDSL-type esterase/lipase family protein translates to MKQRLMMMGCLLLAMAAKAQTAKWDSTFRPNNYALKVGQFKSFPNAPTDIIFLGNSITAGTDWMELLGRTDVRNRGISGDITYGVLERLDEVTEGKPAKVFILIGINDISRNIPDSLIMKNHRLMVQRIKQASPKTRIYIHTLLPVNNEFTQFKNHYNKDEHIAAVNAALKQMAKEEGITLIDLYPHFLGADNKLNKAYTIDGLHLTAAGYKVWAEILKKGKYLEK, encoded by the coding sequence ATGAAACAACGTTTGATGATGATGGGCTGCCTGCTGCTGGCGATGGCTGCGAAGGCACAAACTGCTAAGTGGGACAGCACTTTCCGCCCCAACAATTATGCCCTGAAAGTGGGGCAGTTTAAAAGCTTTCCGAATGCGCCAACCGACATCATTTTTTTAGGCAACAGCATCACCGCCGGCACCGACTGGATGGAGCTGCTGGGCCGTACCGATGTACGTAACCGCGGTATTTCGGGTGATATTACGTATGGCGTATTGGAACGGCTGGATGAGGTAACGGAAGGCAAGCCTGCCAAAGTGTTTATCCTCATTGGCATCAACGATATTTCGAGAAATATTCCCGACAGTTTGATTATGAAGAACCATCGCCTGATGGTACAGCGCATCAAACAGGCTTCGCCCAAAACACGCATTTACATACATACTTTACTGCCGGTGAACAATGAGTTTACCCAGTTCAAAAATCATTACAATAAAGACGAACATATTGCAGCGGTGAATGCAGCGCTGAAGCAAATGGCCAAAGAAGAAGGCATTACACTCATCGATTTGTATCCGCACTTCCTGGGTGCCGATAACAAGCTCAACAAAGCCTACACTATCGACGGCTTGCACCTGACTGCCGCCGGCTACAAAGTATGGGCTGAGATTTTGAAAAAAGGCAAGTACCTCGAAAAATAA
- a CDS encoding calcineurin-like phosphoesterase C-terminal domain-containing protein — MQRRTFFQQLAWLTGGLLLFRNASGRAGLLTEPVTVNGLLQSNGKPMAGVVVSDGYSVLRTDSEGKFSVSLHPQATTVFVSTPRGYAFTHQKGIARHYRLLQDIKPNEPIVFELQPLQQDDSEHQFIIWADPQVKNDDDVEKMMRESVPDVKKTVAAMGAGTLIHGITVGDIVWDNLPLFDDYDKAVSKMGIPFFQCLGNHDMDYRKGGDDTSDDSFTQAYGPTYYSFNRGDIHYVVMDNVRYLGKDRDYDGFFQQNQLDWLEKDLALVPKDLPVVLCVHIPVHKGTKNKEALYKLLEGRTVHLMSGHMHYNVNAIKDNVYEHNHGAVCGAWWTGDICEDGTPCGYGVYKVKGKDISWHYQATGKPAGYQMKLYTTPYSDDSIQVVANIWNHDPAWKTEYLVDGESKGTLTQFEGYDMDAFKKMMGPDLPKPRGFAEPHQTKHLFSAVVPATAKKVTVIATDRFGRQYTETIRPNA; from the coding sequence ATGCAAAGGCGTACTTTCTTTCAGCAACTGGCCTGGCTTACCGGCGGGCTATTGTTGTTTCGCAATGCCAGCGGCCGTGCAGGCCTACTGACAGAACCGGTAACGGTAAACGGATTGCTGCAGTCCAATGGCAAGCCCATGGCCGGTGTAGTGGTGAGTGATGGGTACAGCGTCTTGCGTACCGATAGCGAAGGCAAGTTTTCTGTTTCGCTGCATCCGCAGGCTACTACTGTGTTTGTGTCTACTCCACGTGGATATGCATTTACACATCAAAAAGGTATTGCCCGGCATTACCGGCTGCTGCAAGACATCAAACCCAATGAGCCCATCGTGTTTGAACTGCAGCCATTGCAGCAAGATGATAGCGAACACCAGTTTATCATTTGGGCCGACCCGCAGGTGAAGAATGATGATGATGTAGAAAAGATGATGCGGGAATCGGTACCCGATGTAAAGAAGACGGTGGCTGCTATGGGTGCCGGCACTTTGATTCACGGCATTACCGTAGGCGATATTGTGTGGGATAATCTGCCTTTGTTTGACGATTATGATAAAGCGGTTTCCAAAATGGGCATTCCATTTTTTCAATGCCTGGGCAACCACGACATGGACTACCGCAAGGGCGGCGATGACACTTCCGACGACAGCTTTACGCAGGCATACGGCCCTACGTACTATTCCTTCAACCGTGGCGACATTCACTATGTGGTGATGGACAACGTACGGTACCTCGGCAAAGACCGTGACTACGATGGATTCTTTCAACAGAATCAGCTCGATTGGCTGGAAAAGGATTTGGCCTTGGTGCCAAAAGATTTGCCCGTAGTGCTGTGCGTTCATATTCCGGTACACAAGGGAACCAAGAACAAAGAGGCCTTGTACAAATTGCTCGAAGGCCGTACCGTACATCTCATGTCGGGCCATATGCATTACAATGTCAATGCCATTAAAGACAATGTGTACGAGCACAACCATGGCGCTGTTTGCGGTGCCTGGTGGACAGGTGATATCTGCGAGGATGGTACTCCCTGTGGCTATGGGGTATACAAAGTGAAAGGCAAGGACATCAGCTGGCATTATCAGGCTACTGGCAAGCCGGCCGGCTATCAAATGAAATTGTACACCACGCCGTATTCAGATGATTCCATACAGGTGGTGGCCAATATCTGGAACCACGACCCCGCCTGGAAAACGGAGTATCTGGTAGATGGGGAAAGCAAAGGAACACTGACGCAGTTTGAAGGCTATGATATGGATGCCTTCAAAAAAATGATGGGTCCTGATTTGCCCAAACCCCGTGGCTTTGCAGAGCCTCACCAAACCAAACACCTCTTTAGTGCCGTGGTACCTGCTACTGCAAAAAAAGTTACGGTGATAGCTACCGATCGCTTTGGCCGTCAGTACACGGAAACGATTAGACCGAATGCTTAG
- a CDS encoding DUF5689 domain-containing protein, translating into MNMQTYFRLSLTMLVLSAGLSSCMKEDFNTSEGKVGEMITLLDVRQAYKGSDVTLNTASLNGGTTISGIVISDKDGKNLPANSLVLQQTAASSNSFTDMTRGIVINMTTEPAYAVGDSLHINVSGGKLGRVGGNLTISGITAAQVTVIATGKAALVRPVTLGKLHSTMEYYESTLVSLNADAVDPAAGTLAGSKQVADQTGDAVYVYTRSAATHASEPMPVSAQFTGIAARLNESGNDTFNTKK; encoded by the coding sequence ATGAACATGCAAACATATTTCCGCCTGAGCCTCACCATGCTGGTGCTGAGTGCCGGCTTGTCTTCCTGTATGAAAGAAGACTTCAATACTTCGGAAGGCAAGGTAGGCGAAATGATTACCCTGCTGGACGTACGCCAGGCGTACAAAGGCAGCGACGTAACCTTGAATACCGCCAGCCTTAACGGAGGCACGACGATTTCAGGTATTGTTATTTCAGATAAAGACGGCAAAAACCTGCCGGCCAATAGTCTCGTATTGCAGCAGACGGCTGCCAGCAGCAACAGCTTTACAGACATGACCCGTGGCATCGTTATCAACATGACGACTGAGCCTGCGTATGCTGTAGGCGATTCGTTGCACATCAATGTATCTGGTGGTAAACTGGGCCGTGTGGGTGGCAACCTTACCATTAGTGGCATTACTGCCGCTCAGGTAACGGTGATAGCTACGGGCAAAGCCGCATTGGTACGCCCTGTAACCTTGGGCAAGCTGCACAGCACCATGGAGTATTACGAATCAACCCTGGTATCGCTGAATGCTGATGCGGTAGACCCCGCTGCCGGAACACTGGCTGGTAGCAAACAAGTGGCCGATCAAACCGGCGATGCTGTGTATGTATATACCCGTTCGGCCGCAACGCATGCCAGTGAGCCCATGCCGGTGAGTGCACAGTTTACAGGTATTGCTGCCCGCCTCAACGAAAGCGGTAATGATACTTTCAATACCAAAAAGTGA
- a CDS encoding SusD/RagB family nutrient-binding outer membrane lipoprotein — translation MRTFKQYFTAGILGAVLLAGCTKDFKKVNTNPNTLPETKPELLMESAIYAVRQANQSREHRLVHEMMQVHVTVNNSDEIHRYIIRPSESDFMWNNWYTQLTNFRDAYESAAKLSLLSSQAYNFSYMAMARIMEAWVASMITDTYGDVPFSEANRGRTDNIFMPKFDAQKSIYDSLFVRLEEANTLLALNNAIPTALMQRDPLFGGDIAKWRKFGNSLYLRLLLRTSDRQESGAVQKIKDMLQTTPTKYPIMTSVDESAVIRFTTVTPFVSSFNTWRDYDFNGENGYTEFFINTLNSWTDPRLAKWANTVSGGVYAGIPSGYTPGTQQERQSVYLAALKNEPLLGNMLNFAEVQFMLAEAALKGFITGNPKTYYENGVNAAITFWGLTVPAGHLAKPAVAWDDAATTAQKLEKIITQKYYTFFFTDFQSWFEYRRTGYPTLPMGPGVQNGGQMPSRLVYPVSVQSLNKTNYDAAVANMGGDNMQVKVWWDIN, via the coding sequence ATGAGAACATTCAAACAATACTTCACAGCCGGCATATTGGGAGCAGTACTGCTGGCGGGTTGCACCAAAGATTTTAAAAAGGTGAACACCAACCCAAATACACTGCCGGAAACCAAACCGGAGCTGCTCATGGAATCGGCCATTTATGCCGTACGCCAGGCCAACCAATCTCGTGAACACCGCCTGGTACACGAAATGATGCAGGTGCATGTAACCGTGAACAACTCAGATGAAATTCATCGCTACATCATTCGCCCTTCTGAGTCGGACTTTATGTGGAACAACTGGTACACTCAGCTCACCAACTTTAGAGATGCATACGAAAGTGCAGCCAAGCTGAGTTTGCTTTCCAGCCAGGCCTACAATTTTTCTTACATGGCCATGGCCCGCATTATGGAAGCATGGGTAGCTTCTATGATAACGGATACATATGGCGACGTGCCGTTTTCTGAAGCCAACCGTGGTAGAACGGACAATATATTTATGCCCAAGTTTGATGCACAGAAAAGCATCTACGACAGCCTTTTTGTAAGGCTGGAAGAAGCGAATACTTTGCTGGCGTTGAACAATGCCATACCAACGGCGCTGATGCAACGTGACCCGCTGTTTGGCGGCGACATAGCCAAGTGGCGCAAGTTTGGCAACAGCCTGTACCTGCGGCTGCTGCTGCGTACCTCTGACAGACAGGAAAGTGGTGCCGTGCAGAAAATAAAAGACATGCTGCAAACCACACCTACCAAGTATCCCATCATGACATCGGTAGATGAATCGGCAGTAATTCGTTTCACCACTGTTACACCTTTTGTATCGTCGTTCAACACCTGGCGGGATTATGATTTCAATGGTGAAAATGGTTATACCGAATTCTTCATCAACACCCTCAACAGCTGGACCGATCCTCGCCTGGCTAAGTGGGCCAATACCGTGAGTGGCGGTGTGTATGCAGGCATTCCTAGTGGCTACACACCAGGTACACAGCAGGAACGTCAGTCGGTGTATCTGGCTGCATTGAAAAATGAACCGCTGCTGGGCAATATGCTGAACTTTGCAGAAGTACAATTCATGTTGGCTGAAGCAGCGCTGAAAGGTTTCATCACCGGCAATCCCAAAACTTACTATGAAAACGGTGTGAATGCCGCCATTACATTTTGGGGATTAACAGTACCTGCAGGGCATTTAGCAAAACCTGCAGTGGCTTGGGATGATGCAGCTACCACAGCGCAAAAGCTGGAAAAAATAATTACGCAAAAGTATTACACCTTCTTCTTTACCGATTTCCAATCGTGGTTTGAATACCGCCGCACCGGATACCCAACATTACCCATGGGCCCTGGTGTACAAAACGGTGGCCAAATGCCCAGCCGGCTGGTGTATCCTGTATCGGTACAATCGCTGAACAAAACCAATTATGATGCTGCCGTAGCCAATATGGGTGGCGACAACATGCAGGTAAAAGTTTGGTGGGACATCAATTAA
- a CDS encoding SusC/RagA family TonB-linked outer membrane protein: MQSESPVDFGTSLSDINAEDIESVSVLKGPGATALYGARGANGAIIITTKSGKSKQKGLGITYNFNFAIDQVNRWMDYQNEYGQGASGQHTWYSYNATEDGPSTRSTSSAWGPRFAGQLYYQYDPENRTKGATRTPWVPYADNRKNFFETGKTLINAVTIDGGNQNTSIRLSLTNLKNSWIIPNTGYDRNTVALSLSHKMSSKLQVAAKVNYTNKKSDNLPSTGYNNQSIMYFIRGLTPNMNIDWFKDYWVPGQENINQTRPFSSLLDNPYLIANEMLNKSNRHGMIGNVSATYNFSEDLSVMVRSAIDYASESRSQQRPFGTNKFAEGMYRSQNIFTQEINNDFLIRYNKKFSKKFDMNISAGGSQMRNRYSRDDLRADQLNLPGYYTLANSKNPVVALPYRSEFRVNSLYGLAAFSYDRFLFLDLTAREDWASTLATPTSTKNSPFFYSSANLSVVVTEKLKLPKPVSFLKLRGSWAGVGSGGTTPYLTSFAYSPTLFPGGLTNPSAIANPELKALLTRSVELGLDVRFLKNRIGLDVAVYRNNTSNQIFAVPIDRSSGYSATIANAGLVTNKGIEVQLNGDIIKTKKGLRWNVFATYYANRNKVVELVDGVDVYVMSTGPANRGSVEARPGGRMGDMYGIGYERSPDGQIVYNSQGLPMRTTEIKYLGNTNPDWKGSFGSELKYKNLRLNFLFDGQFGAVAYSLSHAVLMEEGKLKKTLPGRYSGIIGNGVQLDAATGKYVPNTTLVTNIQAYYDAHFNRDNVEANTFSTDFIKLRELRLDYTVPAKLLEKLKLQRAVIGIYGRDLFQFTKWPGFDPEFGTLNDGQINQGFEIAQFPSTRTMGVSFTVAF; the protein is encoded by the coding sequence CTGCAGTCAGAATCGCCGGTAGACTTTGGTACCAGCCTTAGTGATATCAATGCCGAAGACATTGAAAGCGTTTCGGTGCTGAAAGGCCCCGGTGCTACGGCCCTGTATGGTGCACGTGGTGCTAATGGTGCCATCATCATCACCACCAAGTCGGGCAAGTCGAAGCAAAAAGGCCTCGGCATTACCTACAATTTCAACTTTGCCATCGATCAGGTAAACCGCTGGATGGATTACCAGAATGAATACGGTCAGGGTGCCAGCGGCCAGCATACCTGGTACTCGTACAACGCCACCGAAGACGGACCGAGCACCCGCAGCACCAGCTCTGCCTGGGGTCCCCGTTTTGCCGGTCAGCTGTACTACCAGTACGATCCTGAAAACCGTACCAAGGGTGCCACCAGAACCCCCTGGGTGCCTTACGCCGACAACCGAAAGAATTTCTTTGAAACCGGCAAGACGCTCATCAACGCCGTTACTATTGATGGCGGCAATCAGAACACCAGCATTCGCTTGTCTTTGACCAACCTCAAAAACAGCTGGATTATTCCGAACACGGGGTACGACCGAAATACAGTGGCGTTATCACTGTCGCATAAAATGTCGTCGAAGCTGCAGGTAGCGGCCAAGGTGAACTATACCAACAAAAAGTCGGACAACCTGCCTTCTACCGGGTACAACAACCAGAGCATCATGTACTTCATTCGCGGCCTTACGCCCAACATGAACATCGACTGGTTTAAAGATTACTGGGTGCCCGGTCAGGAAAACATCAACCAGACCCGTCCGTTCAGCAGCCTGTTGGATAACCCATACCTCATTGCCAACGAAATGCTGAACAAATCGAACCGGCATGGCATGATTGGTAATGTATCGGCTACCTACAATTTTAGCGAAGACCTGAGTGTGATGGTGCGTTCTGCCATCGATTATGCTTCTGAATCACGTTCGCAGCAACGGCCATTTGGCACCAACAAGTTTGCTGAAGGCATGTATCGTTCGCAAAACATTTTTACGCAGGAAATCAATAACGACTTCCTCATTCGCTACAACAAGAAGTTCAGCAAGAAATTCGACATGAATATTTCTGCCGGTGGTAGCCAAATGCGCAACCGCTATTCAAGAGATGATCTTCGTGCCGACCAGCTGAATCTGCCCGGCTACTACACTTTGGCCAACAGTAAAAACCCGGTGGTGGCACTGCCTTACCGCTCAGAGTTCAGGGTAAACAGTCTGTATGGTTTGGCTGCTTTTTCGTACGACCGTTTCCTGTTCCTCGATTTGACGGCACGGGAAGACTGGGCCAGTACACTGGCTACACCAACGTCTACTAAAAACTCTCCGTTCTTTTATTCATCTGCCAACCTGAGTGTGGTGGTTACAGAAAAGCTGAAGTTGCCTAAGCCTGTATCATTTTTGAAACTGCGTGGTTCATGGGCTGGCGTGGGTAGTGGTGGTACTACACCTTACCTTACCTCTTTTGCATATTCACCCACTTTGTTTCCGGGAGGGCTTACCAACCCTTCAGCCATTGCTAATCCAGAGTTGAAAGCCCTGCTGACCCGTAGCGTTGAGCTTGGTTTGGATGTCCGTTTCCTCAAAAACAGGATTGGTCTGGATGTAGCTGTGTATCGCAACAATACCAGTAACCAAATTTTTGCAGTTCCAATTGATCGTTCATCTGGTTATTCTGCCACCATTGCCAACGCCGGTTTGGTGACCAACAAGGGCATTGAAGTGCAGCTGAACGGCGACATCATCAAAACCAAAAAAGGCCTGCGCTGGAATGTGTTTGCCACTTACTATGCCAACCGCAACAAAGTGGTAGAACTGGTAGATGGTGTAGATGTGTATGTGATGTCTACCGGCCCTGCCAACCGCGGTTCGGTAGAAGCACGCCCCGGCGGCCGCATGGGTGATATGTATGGCATTGGCTACGAAAGAAGCCCCGACGGACAGATTGTGTACAACAGCCAGGGCCTGCCTATGCGTACTACCGAAATCAAATACCTCGGCAATACCAACCCCGATTGGAAAGGTAGTTTTGGCAGTGAACTGAAATACAAAAACCTGCGTCTCAACTTCTTGTTCGATGGTCAGTTTGGTGCGGTGGCCTACTCGCTGAGTCATGCCGTACTGATGGAAGAAGGCAAGCTGAAGAAAACACTGCCCGGCCGCTACTCAGGTATCATTGGCAATGGTGTACAACTGGATGCTGCTACCGGAAAGTATGTGCCGAACACCACGCTGGTGACCAATATTCAGGCCTACTACGATGCGCATTTCAACCGCGACAACGTAGAAGCCAACACCTTCAGTACAGACTTCATCAAGCTACGTGAGTTACGCCTCGATTATACTGTGCCAGCCAAGCTGCTGGAGAAACTGAAACTGCAGCGGGCTGTGATTGGTATCTATGGCCGCGACCTCTTCCAGTTTACCAAATGGCCCGGCTTCGATCCTGAATTTGGTACACTCAACGACGGACAGATCAATCAGGGTTTTGAGATTGCGCAATTCCCCTCTACCCGTACCATGGGCGTATCCTTTACCGTAGCATTCTAA
- a CDS encoding carboxypeptidase-like regulatory domain-containing protein, which translates to MSMFKIAAGRMLSLRHIVAAFFLLLTTVTVHGQQKTITGVVTNAEDNLPVEKATITVKGTKTAVVADNKGAYSIKAAANQTLVVTAVGFQPMEKTVGQQTVVNFALTAVTSQLESVVVTALGIKRDEKALGYSVTKVGTEELTDAISNNWTNSLTGKVAGINLVKSGGGPAGSNKIILRGENSLDGNSQALIVVDGVVIGSKQWCANRHG; encoded by the coding sequence ATGAGCATGTTCAAGATTGCTGCCGGAAGAATGCTGAGCCTACGACATATCGTGGCTGCTTTCTTTCTCTTGCTGACCACCGTAACGGTGCATGGCCAGCAAAAAACGATTACCGGCGTGGTAACCAACGCCGAAGACAACCTGCCTGTGGAGAAGGCCACCATTACGGTGAAGGGCACCAAAACGGCTGTAGTAGCCGACAATAAGGGTGCGTATTCCATCAAGGCGGCTGCCAACCAAACGCTGGTGGTAACTGCCGTAGGCTTTCAGCCCATGGAGAAAACCGTGGGCCAGCAAACCGTGGTCAACTTTGCGCTGACAGCTGTGACCTCGCAGCTGGAATCAGTGGTGGTTACTGCCCTCGGCATTAAGCGGGATGAAAAAGCACTGGGCTACTCTGTTACCAAAGTGGGTACAGAGGAGCTGACAGATGCCATCTCCAACAACTGGACCAACTCGCTGACCGGTAAGGTGGCGGGTATCAACCTGGTAAAATCAGGCGGTGGTCCTGCCGGTAGCAACAAAATCATTTTGCGGGGTGAAAACTCACTGGATGGCAACAGCCAGGCACTCATTGTAGTGGATGGGGTGGTGATCGGCAGCAAGCAGTGGTGCGCAAACCGGCACGGGTAG
- the glpT gene encoding glycerol-3-phosphate transporter translates to MKIAQLLKPAAHRSLLPATEVDPAYKQLRLKVFLGIFIGYAGYYLVRKNFSMVVPDLIEQGFTKSDLGVVMSAISISYGISKFIMGTVSDRSNARIFLSLGLILSALTMVWMGLSPMATGSIQVMFVLLFLNGWFQGMGWPPCGRVMVHWFSVKERGTKMSIWNVAHNVGGGLMAPIAIAGLTVFGTWQGKLYFPALVALVVALITYWLVRDTPQSCGLPSIEQYKGEASADYNETHEKELSTRQILMDYVLVNKLIWYIALANAFIYLVRYGVLDWAPTYLKEAKGFSLSETGWAYFLYEWAGIPGTLLCGWLSDKVFNGRRAPATIIYMLLVLVAVLVYWQNPAGNPLVDNIALIAIGFLIYGPVMLIGVHALDLVPKKAAGTAAGLTGLFGYLGGAVFANAAMGFVVDAWGWDGGFYVLLASCVLAVVFTALTWKKETHSSLA, encoded by the coding sequence ATGAAAATTGCACAACTCCTGAAGCCGGCTGCGCACCGGTCCCTATTGCCGGCTACCGAGGTAGACCCGGCATACAAACAGCTGCGCCTGAAAGTGTTTTTGGGCATCTTTATCGGTTATGCCGGCTACTACCTGGTACGGAAAAACTTTTCCATGGTAGTACCCGACCTGATAGAGCAGGGCTTTACCAAATCGGATTTGGGTGTGGTCATGTCGGCCATTTCCATTTCGTATGGTATCAGCAAGTTCATCATGGGTACGGTTTCCGATAGAAGCAATGCCCGCATTTTTTTGTCACTCGGTCTTATTTTATCGGCCCTCACCATGGTATGGATGGGCCTGTCGCCCATGGCTACCGGTTCTATTCAGGTCATGTTTGTGCTGTTGTTTCTCAACGGCTGGTTTCAGGGTATGGGCTGGCCACCCTGCGGCCGGGTAATGGTACACTGGTTTTCGGTAAAAGAACGGGGTACCAAAATGTCTATCTGGAACGTGGCCCACAATGTGGGTGGCGGCCTTATGGCACCCATTGCCATTGCCGGCCTAACTGTGTTTGGCACCTGGCAGGGCAAGCTCTATTTTCCGGCTTTGGTGGCCCTGGTAGTAGCACTTATTACTTACTGGCTGGTACGGGATACACCCCAGTCTTGCGGCCTGCCTTCCATTGAGCAGTACAAAGGCGAAGCCAGCGCCGACTACAACGAAACACATGAAAAAGAACTGAGCACCCGCCAGATATTGATGGACTATGTACTGGTGAACAAACTCATCTGGTACATCGCTTTGGCCAATGCTTTCATCTATCTGGTACGCTACGGGGTGCTCGATTGGGCGCCAACCTACCTGAAAGAAGCCAAAGGTTTTTCGCTGAGCGAAACTGGCTGGGCTTACTTTCTGTACGAGTGGGCGGGTATACCCGGCACCCTGCTTTGCGGCTGGCTCAGCGATAAGGTGTTCAATGGTCGCCGGGCACCAGCTACCATCATTTACATGTTGCTGGTACTGGTAGCTGTGCTGGTGTATTGGCAAAACCCCGCCGGTAATCCGCTGGTCGACAATATTGCCCTCATTGCCATTGGCTTTCTCATTTATGGCCCGGTGATGCTGATTGGTGTACATGCCCTCGATCTGGTACCCAAAAAAGCAGCCGGTACAGCGGCGGGCCTCACGGGGCTGTTTGGCTACCTCGGTGGTGCTGTGTTTGCCAATGCTGCCATGGGCTTTGTAGTAGATGCCTGGGGCTGGGATGGCGGCTTTTATGTACTGCTGGCCTCCTGTGTACTCGCCGTTGTATTTACCGCCCTTACCTGGAAAAAAGAAACTCATTCCTCTCTTGCCTAA